The genomic region GCGGTGAGCTCGGTGGTGGTCTCCCCGCTCAGCCTGATCGCCCTCACCCTCGTCTACTACGACCTGCGCATCCGCAAGGAGGCCTTCGACATCGAGATGCTCGCCGCCTCGCTGTGACCTGGCGTCCGGCGCGCATCGCCCTCCTCCTCGCCCTGCTCTGGCTCGGGCTGCCCCGGCCGGCGCACGCCGCCACCCCCGACGCGGTCGCCTACGTCAGGCTCGTCGACCGGGCCGCGGCCGACCTGGAGGCGGTGCCCCCCGACCTCCCCGGGGCCCTCGCCGCGCTCGCCGAGGCGCGGCGGCTGGCCCCCTCGCCGGGCACGGCGCTCGGCGCGGTCGGCGCCGACCTCGCCCGCCGGCCGCCCGATCTCGGCGACGCGGTGACCCGGCTCCGGGCGATCGGTGCGGTGCTGACCCTGCCCGAGAACGCCGCCCCCGGCGACGACGCCGCCGCCCGGCAGCGTCTCGACGACGTCTACCGGCGGCCCGCCTTCGCCCGGCTCGACCAGCCCCACACGCCCTCGTTCCTGGCCCAGCTCTTCGACGGGCTGCGCCGGCTCGCCGGCGGCGTCGGCGGCGCGCTCGGTCCGGTGGGGTCGGTGGTCGCCGGCGCCGCGGTGCTGCTGGTGGCCGTGGTGCTGGTGCTCCGCCTGCTCCGGGGGGCCGCCGGCCGGCGGGTGCGCCGGGTGCCCGAGGAGGGCGGCGAGGCGGGCGCGGATCCCGAGGCGGAGTGGTCCGCCGCGCTCGCCGCGGCCGCGGCCGGCGACCACCGCGAGGCGGTGCGCCGCGCCTTCCGCAGCGCCCTGCTCAGCGTCGCGCTGCGGGGACGGCTGCCCGTCGACCCGTCCTGGACCACCCGGGAGCTGCTCGCCCGCGCCGCCGGCGACGCCGACCTGGTGGGCGCGCTCGCCCCCGCCGCCGCCGCCTTCGACCGCGCCTGGTACTCCGGGGACGCCGTGGACGAGGCCGGCTGGCTGGTCGCCCGCGACCGCTGCGCCGCGGTGCGCCGGCTCGCCGGGGCGCGGAGGGTGACGGCGTGACCGGCCGCGCCCGGGGCGTCCTCGGGCCGCTGCTCTGGCTGGCCGGCGCCCTCACCGTCATCGTCGCCGTGGCGCTGATCACGCCCGGCGGCGGCGACGACGCCGATCCCTCGTCGCGGAGCGCGGGGCGCGCCGGCACCCTCGCCCTCTACTCCTGGCTGGGGGACGGCGAG from Candidatus Dormiibacterota bacterium harbors:
- a CDS encoding DUF4129 domain-containing protein, with protein sequence MTWRPARIALLLALLWLGLPRPAHAATPDAVAYVRLVDRAAADLEAVPPDLPGALAALAEARRLAPSPGTALGAVGADLARRPPDLGDAVTRLRAIGAVLTLPENAAPGDDAAARQRLDDVYRRPAFARLDQPHTPSFLAQLFDGLRRLAGGVGGALGPVGSVVAGAAVLLVAVVLVLRLLRGAAGRRVRRVPEEGGEAGADPEAEWSAALAAAAAGDHREAVRRAFRSALLSVALRGRLPVDPSWTTRELLARAAGDADLVGALAPAAAAFDRAWYSGDAVDEAGWLVARDRCAAVRRLAGARRVTA